The Scatophagus argus isolate fScaArg1 chromosome 4, fScaArg1.pri, whole genome shotgun sequence DNA window gtgttctcatgtgGACTTTAAGGGCACTGCTAAGTATGAAATCTTTCCCACAAGTTTTGCATGAATATGGTTTCTCACCTGTATGGATTCTTATATGAGTTTTAAGTGCTGACATATAACCAAATCTTTGTCCACAGAAGTTGCAAAGGTAcggcttctcacctgtgtggacGCTCAGGTGTCTCTGCAGTTTTGACTTATACTGAAACATCTTTCCACATGTGTCACATTTGTAAGACATTTTACCTGTGCGAGTATTACTGTGAATCTCTGACATGTTAGGGCTGTACACATTGTTACTGGGACTTTTGCTTTGGTGATGTGTTGTCTTTGGTTCAGGTTCTGCATCTCTAATTGATCCTGAGTCTCCATGCCTGCCTCCTTTCTGATACTGGCTCTCACCTACATGGGAGTAGTGAAAAAAGAGCTGTCGGCCACTTGTTGATTCAGGTTCACTGTGGTCACTTTCCTCATAAGTAGGAGTCAGCATAAAGGTATCAGTCTCCTGCTTCAGGTCaagctgctcttcctcctgacATGTGCAGagttcctcctgttcctctttaatcCGTGGAGGTTCAGGGTCCTCTTGATCAGGACTGGATTTACCCTCCTGGGTCCAGACCTGCTGGTCAGCGAGAACCTCCTCCGTACAAACCTGTTGCTGTGGGAGCTCTGAGGGGAACAAGAGAGAACACAAGGAACAAGATACCGCTGAAGATAAACCCCCAGATATACGAGCAAACTAATGCCAGTTAACATTTAAGCATGTGTGAATCTATATAAATCGAATTAATCTGTTTTGTGGTATTACTGTTACCATGTTTTACACACCTATACGGTGTAACTTTATTTCAGGGTTCCAAACGATATCCAGCAGCCTGCGCTGACGATCGATTTCTTTCTTGT harbors:
- the LOC124057299 gene encoding zinc finger protein 664-like isoform X1; its protein translation is MSSVEHLREFVSGRLTAVAEEIFRVFEITIVEYKKEIDRQRRLLDIVWNPEIKLHRIELPQQQVCTEEVLADQQVWTQEGKSSPDQEDPEPPRIKEEQEELCTCQEEEQLDLKQETDTFMLTPTYEESDHSEPESTSGRQLFFHYSHVGESQYQKGGRHGDSGSIRDAEPEPKTTHHQSKSPSNNVYSPNMSEIHSNTRTGKMSYKCDTCGKMFQYKSKLQRHLSVHTGEKPYLCNFCGQRFGYMSALKTHIRIHTGEKPYSCKTCGKDFILSSALKVHMRTHTGEKPYLCKTCGKRFRTMPPLKRHMRVHTGEKPFTCKTCEKRFCRTSELKTHLRIHTGEKPYSCKTCGKAFRLNSVLKVHVRTHTGEKPYLCKTCGSDFTCSSGLLVHVRRAHSGEKP